A stretch of the Uranotaenia lowii strain MFRU-FL chromosome 3, ASM2978415v1, whole genome shotgun sequence genome encodes the following:
- the LOC129754266 gene encoding uncharacterized protein LOC129754266: protein MGKPKRSKQDLDTSEEFTDTSNLLDRIQRMIDAAISQVLLKISETKTEIQSEITTLRDELSEYKQKCSKSIRSVQEELKLTQEKMLHLAKSNDLIITGIPFQPNEKLGDTIRKVSLALGFADSELPLVSAKRLSRSPIQESSSPPILVEFAFKSVRNEFFGRYLKKRSLALTHIDINVNRRIYINENLSESTRKLKGELLKLKRSGSIQSVFTKDGLVFVKTSVEKTPKLITSIDQVDC from the coding sequence ATGGGTAAACCGAAGCGATCGAAGCAGGATCTCGATACCTCGGAAGAATTTACCGATACAAGCAACTTGTTGGACCGAATCCAGAGAATGATAGATGCTGCCATTAGTCAAGTGTTGTTGAAAATCTCGGAGACGAAAACTGAGATACAATCCGAAATTACGACACTGAGGGACGAGTTGAGcgaatacaaacaaaaatgcTCGAAGTCAATCCGCTCCGTTCAAGAAGAGCTTAAGCTTACCCAGGAAAAAATGCTTCATCTCGCCAAATCAAACGATCTCATCATCACCGGTATACCATTTCAACCTAACGAGAAACTTGGTGATACCATAAGGAAAGTCTCACTTGCTCTCGGGTTTGCCGATAGTGAACTCCCCCTGGTATCTGCTAAACGTCTATCTCGCTCCCCAATTCAGGAATCCAGTTCACCACCAATACTGGTAGAGTTCGCTTTCAAGAGTGTTCGGAACGAGTTCTTCGGTCGGTATCTCAAAAAACGTTCCTTGGCGCTCACTCATATCGACATCAACGTAAACCGAAGAATATACATCAACGAGAATTTGTCCGAATCGACACGTAAACTCAAGGGAGAGCTACTGAAACTCAAACGGTCTGGATCGATTCAATCAGTGTTTACGAAAGATGGGCTCGTGTTCGTGaaaacatcagttgaaaaaacaCCAAAACTGATAACATCGATTGATCAAGTTGATTGCTGA